One window from the genome of Rhinolophus ferrumequinum isolate MPI-CBG mRhiFer1 chromosome 10, mRhiFer1_v1.p, whole genome shotgun sequence encodes:
- the PCBP2 gene encoding poly(rC)-binding protein 2 isoform X6 translates to MDTGVIEGGLNVTLTIRLLMHGKEVGSIIGKKGESVKKMREESGARINISEGNCPERIITLAGPTNAIFKAFAMIIDKLEEDISSSMTNSTAASRPPVTLRLVVPASQCGSLIGKGGCKIKEIRESTGAQVQVAGDMLPNSTERAITIAGIPQSIIECVKQICVVMLETLSQSPPKGVTIPYRPKPSSSPVIFAGGQAYTIQGQYAIPQPDLTKLHQLAMQQSHFPMTHGNTGFSGIESSSPEVKGYWAGLDASAQTTSHELTIPNDLIGCIIGRQGAKINEIRQMSGAQIKIANPVEGSTDRQVTITGSAASISLAQYLINVSLENAKPSSQAASVTTPDHLSINLSQPSTPSSSSSSSTTTPSLVTAGASDAPSSLPNPLPTAPCVSSLLGMKPIPLLALNVVSAAKGTGASATTATSTSAVPCGTNKLKGEKQRFSPY, encoded by the exons ATGGACACCGGTGTGATTGAAGGTGGATTAAACGTCACTCTCACCATCCGGCTACTTATGCATGGAAAG GAAGTTGGCAGTATCATCGGAAAG AAAGGAGAATCAGTTAAGAAGATGCGCGAGGAG AGTGGTGCACGTATCAACATCTCAGAAGGGAATTGTCCTGAGAGAATTATCACTTTGGCTGGACCCACTAATGCCATCTTCAAAGCCTTTGCTATGATCATTGACAAACTGGAAGAG GACATCAGCAGCTCTATGACCAATAGCACAGCTGCCAGTAGACCCCCAGTCACTCTAAGGCTGGTGGTCCCTGCTAGTCAGTGTGGCTCTCTCATTGGGAAAGGTGGTTGCAAGATCAAGGAAATAAGAGAG AGTACAGGGGCTCAGGTCCAGGTGGCAGGGGATATGCTCCCCAACTCAACTGAGCGGGCCATCACTATTGCTGGCATTCCGCAATCCATCATTGAGTGTGTGAAACAGATCTGCGTGGTCATGTTGGAG actCTCTCCCAGTCCCCTCCGAAGGGCGTGACCATCCCGTACCGGCCCAAGCCGTCCAGTTCTCCGGTCATCTTTGCAGGTGGTCAG GCCTATACCATTCAAGGACAGTATGCCATTCCACAGCCAGAT TTGACCAAGCTGCACCAGTTGGCAATGCAACAGTCTCATTTTCCCATGACGCATGGCAACACCGGATTCAGTG GCATTGAATCCAGCTCTCCAGAGGTGAAAGGCTATTGGg CAGGTTTGGATGCATCTGCTCAGACTACTTCTCATGAACTCACCATTCCAAATGAT TTGATTGGCTGCATAATCGGGCGTCAGGGCGCCAAAATCAATGAGATCCGTCAGATGTCTGGGGCGCAGATCAAAATTGCGAACCCAGTGGAAGGCTCTACTGACAGGCAGGTTACCATCACTGGATCTGCTGCCAGCATCAGCCTGGCTCAGTACCTAATCAATGTCAG TTTAGAAAACGCTAAACCCTCCTCCCAGGCAGCCTCGGTCACGACCCCCGATCACCTCAGCATCAACCTCTCTCAACCCTCcaccccttcttcttcttcttcctcctccaccaccaccccctcgCTCGTCACAGCGGGGGCCTCCGACGCACCCTCCAGCCTCCCCAACCCTCTTCCGACCGCCCCTTGTGTCTCCAGTCTGCTTGGCATGAAACCCATCCCTCTCCTGGCTCTAAATGTTGTGTCTGCTGCTAAGGGTACCGGGGCTTCAGCCACCACCGCCACCAGCACCTCTGCCGTGCCGTGTGGAACTAACAAACTGAAAGGCGAGAAACAGAGATTCTCCCCCTACTGA
- the PCBP2 gene encoding poly(rC)-binding protein 2 isoform X13 encodes MDTGVIEGGLNVTLTIRLLMHGKEVGSIIGKKGESVKKMREESGARINISEGNCPERIITLAGPTNAIFKAFAMIIDKLEEDISSSMTNSTAASRPPVTLRLVVPASQCGSLIGKGGCKIKEIRESTGAQVQVAGDMLPNSTERAITIAGIPQSIIECVKQICVVMLETLSQSPPKGVTIPYRPKPSSSPVIFAGGQLTKLHQLAMQQSHFPMTHGNTGFSAGLDASAQTTSHELTIPNDLIGCIIGRQGAKINEIRQMSGAQIKIANPVEGSTDRQVTITGSAASISLAQYLINVSLENAKPSSQAASVTTPDHLSINLSQPSTPSSSSSSSTTTPSLVTAGASDAPSSLPNPLPTAPCVSSLLGMKPIPLLALNVVSAAKGTGASATTATSTSAVPCGTNKLKGEKQRFSPY; translated from the exons ATGGACACCGGTGTGATTGAAGGTGGATTAAACGTCACTCTCACCATCCGGCTACTTATGCATGGAAAG GAAGTTGGCAGTATCATCGGAAAG AAAGGAGAATCAGTTAAGAAGATGCGCGAGGAG AGTGGTGCACGTATCAACATCTCAGAAGGGAATTGTCCTGAGAGAATTATCACTTTGGCTGGACCCACTAATGCCATCTTCAAAGCCTTTGCTATGATCATTGACAAACTGGAAGAG GACATCAGCAGCTCTATGACCAATAGCACAGCTGCCAGTAGACCCCCAGTCACTCTAAGGCTGGTGGTCCCTGCTAGTCAGTGTGGCTCTCTCATTGGGAAAGGTGGTTGCAAGATCAAGGAAATAAGAGAG AGTACAGGGGCTCAGGTCCAGGTGGCAGGGGATATGCTCCCCAACTCAACTGAGCGGGCCATCACTATTGCTGGCATTCCGCAATCCATCATTGAGTGTGTGAAACAGATCTGCGTGGTCATGTTGGAG actCTCTCCCAGTCCCCTCCGAAGGGCGTGACCATCCCGTACCGGCCCAAGCCGTCCAGTTCTCCGGTCATCTTTGCAGGTGGTCAG TTGACCAAGCTGCACCAGTTGGCAATGCAACAGTCTCATTTTCCCATGACGCATGGCAACACCGGATTCAGTG CAGGTTTGGATGCATCTGCTCAGACTACTTCTCATGAACTCACCATTCCAAATGAT TTGATTGGCTGCATAATCGGGCGTCAGGGCGCCAAAATCAATGAGATCCGTCAGATGTCTGGGGCGCAGATCAAAATTGCGAACCCAGTGGAAGGCTCTACTGACAGGCAGGTTACCATCACTGGATCTGCTGCCAGCATCAGCCTGGCTCAGTACCTAATCAATGTCAG TTTAGAAAACGCTAAACCCTCCTCCCAGGCAGCCTCGGTCACGACCCCCGATCACCTCAGCATCAACCTCTCTCAACCCTCcaccccttcttcttcttcttcctcctccaccaccaccccctcgCTCGTCACAGCGGGGGCCTCCGACGCACCCTCCAGCCTCCCCAACCCTCTTCCGACCGCCCCTTGTGTCTCCAGTCTGCTTGGCATGAAACCCATCCCTCTCCTGGCTCTAAATGTTGTGTCTGCTGCTAAGGGTACCGGGGCTTCAGCCACCACCGCCACCAGCACCTCTGCCGTGCCGTGTGGAACTAACAAACTGAAAGGCGAGAAACAGAGATTCTCCCCCTACTGA
- the PCBP2 gene encoding poly(rC)-binding protein 2 isoform X4 has translation MDTGVIEGGLNVTLTIRLLMHGKEVGSIIGKKGESVKKMREESGARINISEGNCPERIITLAGPTNAIFKAFAMIIDKLEEDISSSMTNSTAASRPPVTLRLVVPASQCGSLIGKGGCKIKEIRESTGAQVQVAGDMLPNSTERAITIAGIPQSIIECVKQICVVMLETLSQSPPKGVTIPYRPKPSSSPVIFAGGQDRYSTGSDSASFPHTTPSMCLNPDLEGPPLEAYTIQGQYAIPQPDLTKLHQLAMQQSHFPMTHGNTGFSAGLDASAQTTSHELTIPNDLIGCIIGRQGAKINEIRQMSGAQIKIANPVEGSTDRQVTITGSAASISLAQYLINVSLENAKPSSQAASVTTPDHLSINLSQPSTPSSSSSSSTTTPSLVTAGASDAPSSLPNPLPTAPCVSSLLGMKPIPLLALNVVSAAKGTGASATTATSTSAVPCGTNKLKGEKQRFSPY, from the exons ATGGACACCGGTGTGATTGAAGGTGGATTAAACGTCACTCTCACCATCCGGCTACTTATGCATGGAAAG GAAGTTGGCAGTATCATCGGAAAG AAAGGAGAATCAGTTAAGAAGATGCGCGAGGAG AGTGGTGCACGTATCAACATCTCAGAAGGGAATTGTCCTGAGAGAATTATCACTTTGGCTGGACCCACTAATGCCATCTTCAAAGCCTTTGCTATGATCATTGACAAACTGGAAGAG GACATCAGCAGCTCTATGACCAATAGCACAGCTGCCAGTAGACCCCCAGTCACTCTAAGGCTGGTGGTCCCTGCTAGTCAGTGTGGCTCTCTCATTGGGAAAGGTGGTTGCAAGATCAAGGAAATAAGAGAG AGTACAGGGGCTCAGGTCCAGGTGGCAGGGGATATGCTCCCCAACTCAACTGAGCGGGCCATCACTATTGCTGGCATTCCGCAATCCATCATTGAGTGTGTGAAACAGATCTGCGTGGTCATGTTGGAG actCTCTCCCAGTCCCCTCCGAAGGGCGTGACCATCCCGTACCGGCCCAAGCCGTCCAGTTCTCCGGTCATCTTTGCAGGTGGTCAG gacaggtacagcacaggcagcgacAGTGCGAGCTTTCCCCACACCACCCCGTCCATGTGCCTCAACCCTGACCTGGAGGGACCACCTCTAGAG GCCTATACCATTCAAGGACAGTATGCCATTCCACAGCCAGAT TTGACCAAGCTGCACCAGTTGGCAATGCAACAGTCTCATTTTCCCATGACGCATGGCAACACCGGATTCAGTG CAGGTTTGGATGCATCTGCTCAGACTACTTCTCATGAACTCACCATTCCAAATGAT TTGATTGGCTGCATAATCGGGCGTCAGGGCGCCAAAATCAATGAGATCCGTCAGATGTCTGGGGCGCAGATCAAAATTGCGAACCCAGTGGAAGGCTCTACTGACAGGCAGGTTACCATCACTGGATCTGCTGCCAGCATCAGCCTGGCTCAGTACCTAATCAATGTCAG TTTAGAAAACGCTAAACCCTCCTCCCAGGCAGCCTCGGTCACGACCCCCGATCACCTCAGCATCAACCTCTCTCAACCCTCcaccccttcttcttcttcttcctcctccaccaccaccccctcgCTCGTCACAGCGGGGGCCTCCGACGCACCCTCCAGCCTCCCCAACCCTCTTCCGACCGCCCCTTGTGTCTCCAGTCTGCTTGGCATGAAACCCATCCCTCTCCTGGCTCTAAATGTTGTGTCTGCTGCTAAGGGTACCGGGGCTTCAGCCACCACCGCCACCAGCACCTCTGCCGTGCCGTGTGGAACTAACAAACTGAAAGGCGAGAAACAGAGATTCTCCCCCTACTGA
- the PCBP2 gene encoding poly(rC)-binding protein 2 isoform X16 produces MDTGVIEGGLNVTLTIRLLMHGKEVGSIIGKKGESVKKMREESGARINISEGNCPERIITLAGPTNAIFKAFAMIIDKLEEDISSSMTNSTAASRPPVTLRLVVPASQCGSLIGKGGCKIKEIRESTGAQVQVAGDMLPNSTERAITIAGIPQSIIECVKQICVVMLETLSQSPPKGVTIPYRPKPSSSPVIFAGGQDRYSTGSDSASFPHTTPSMCLNPDLEGPPLEAYTIQGQYAIPQPDLTKLHQLAMQQSHFPMTHGNTGFSGIESSSPEVKGYWGLDASAQTTSHELTIPNDLIGCIIGRQGAKINEIRQMSGAQIKIANPVEGSTDRQVTITGSAASISLAQYLINVRLSSETGGMGSS; encoded by the exons ATGGACACCGGTGTGATTGAAGGTGGATTAAACGTCACTCTCACCATCCGGCTACTTATGCATGGAAAG GAAGTTGGCAGTATCATCGGAAAG AAAGGAGAATCAGTTAAGAAGATGCGCGAGGAG AGTGGTGCACGTATCAACATCTCAGAAGGGAATTGTCCTGAGAGAATTATCACTTTGGCTGGACCCACTAATGCCATCTTCAAAGCCTTTGCTATGATCATTGACAAACTGGAAGAG GACATCAGCAGCTCTATGACCAATAGCACAGCTGCCAGTAGACCCCCAGTCACTCTAAGGCTGGTGGTCCCTGCTAGTCAGTGTGGCTCTCTCATTGGGAAAGGTGGTTGCAAGATCAAGGAAATAAGAGAG AGTACAGGGGCTCAGGTCCAGGTGGCAGGGGATATGCTCCCCAACTCAACTGAGCGGGCCATCACTATTGCTGGCATTCCGCAATCCATCATTGAGTGTGTGAAACAGATCTGCGTGGTCATGTTGGAG actCTCTCCCAGTCCCCTCCGAAGGGCGTGACCATCCCGTACCGGCCCAAGCCGTCCAGTTCTCCGGTCATCTTTGCAGGTGGTCAG gacaggtacagcacaggcagcgacAGTGCGAGCTTTCCCCACACCACCCCGTCCATGTGCCTCAACCCTGACCTGGAGGGACCACCTCTAGAG GCCTATACCATTCAAGGACAGTATGCCATTCCACAGCCAGAT TTGACCAAGCTGCACCAGTTGGCAATGCAACAGTCTCATTTTCCCATGACGCATGGCAACACCGGATTCAGTG GCATTGAATCCAGCTCTCCAGAGGTGAAAGGCTATTGGg GTTTGGATGCATCTGCTCAGACTACTTCTCATGAACTCACCATTCCAAATGAT TTGATTGGCTGCATAATCGGGCGTCAGGGCGCCAAAATCAATGAGATCCGTCAGATGTCTGGGGCGCAGATCAAAATTGCGAACCCAGTGGAAGGCTCTACTGACAGGCAGGTTACCATCACTGGATCTGCTGCCAGCATCAGCCTGGCTCAGTACCTAATCAATGTCAG
- the PCBP2 gene encoding poly(rC)-binding protein 2 isoform X7: MDTGVIEGGLNVTLTIRLLMHGKEVGSIIGKKGESVKKMREESGARINISEGNCPERIITLAGPTNAIFKAFAMIIDKLEEDISSSMTNSTAASRPPVTLRLVVPASQCGSLIGKGGCKIKEIRESTGAQVQVAGDMLPNSTERAITIAGIPQSIIECVKQICVVMLESPPKGVTIPYRPKPSSSPVIFAGGQAYTIQGQYAIPQPDLTKLHQLAMQQSHFPMTHGNTGFSGIESSSPEVKGYWAGLDASAQTTSHELTIPNDLIGCIIGRQGAKINEIRQMSGAQIKIANPVEGSTDRQVTITGSAASISLAQYLINVSLENAKPSSQAASVTTPDHLSINLSQPSTPSSSSSSSTTTPSLVTAGASDAPSSLPNPLPTAPCVSSLLGMKPIPLLALNVVSAAKGTGASATTATSTSAVPCGTNKLKGEKQRFSPY, translated from the exons ATGGACACCGGTGTGATTGAAGGTGGATTAAACGTCACTCTCACCATCCGGCTACTTATGCATGGAAAG GAAGTTGGCAGTATCATCGGAAAG AAAGGAGAATCAGTTAAGAAGATGCGCGAGGAG AGTGGTGCACGTATCAACATCTCAGAAGGGAATTGTCCTGAGAGAATTATCACTTTGGCTGGACCCACTAATGCCATCTTCAAAGCCTTTGCTATGATCATTGACAAACTGGAAGAG GACATCAGCAGCTCTATGACCAATAGCACAGCTGCCAGTAGACCCCCAGTCACTCTAAGGCTGGTGGTCCCTGCTAGTCAGTGTGGCTCTCTCATTGGGAAAGGTGGTTGCAAGATCAAGGAAATAAGAGAG AGTACAGGGGCTCAGGTCCAGGTGGCAGGGGATATGCTCCCCAACTCAACTGAGCGGGCCATCACTATTGCTGGCATTCCGCAATCCATCATTGAGTGTGTGAAACAGATCTGCGTGGTCATGTTGGAG TCCCCTCCGAAGGGCGTGACCATCCCGTACCGGCCCAAGCCGTCCAGTTCTCCGGTCATCTTTGCAGGTGGTCAG GCCTATACCATTCAAGGACAGTATGCCATTCCACAGCCAGAT TTGACCAAGCTGCACCAGTTGGCAATGCAACAGTCTCATTTTCCCATGACGCATGGCAACACCGGATTCAGTG GCATTGAATCCAGCTCTCCAGAGGTGAAAGGCTATTGGg CAGGTTTGGATGCATCTGCTCAGACTACTTCTCATGAACTCACCATTCCAAATGAT TTGATTGGCTGCATAATCGGGCGTCAGGGCGCCAAAATCAATGAGATCCGTCAGATGTCTGGGGCGCAGATCAAAATTGCGAACCCAGTGGAAGGCTCTACTGACAGGCAGGTTACCATCACTGGATCTGCTGCCAGCATCAGCCTGGCTCAGTACCTAATCAATGTCAG TTTAGAAAACGCTAAACCCTCCTCCCAGGCAGCCTCGGTCACGACCCCCGATCACCTCAGCATCAACCTCTCTCAACCCTCcaccccttcttcttcttcttcctcctccaccaccaccccctcgCTCGTCACAGCGGGGGCCTCCGACGCACCCTCCAGCCTCCCCAACCCTCTTCCGACCGCCCCTTGTGTCTCCAGTCTGCTTGGCATGAAACCCATCCCTCTCCTGGCTCTAAATGTTGTGTCTGCTGCTAAGGGTACCGGGGCTTCAGCCACCACCGCCACCAGCACCTCTGCCGTGCCGTGTGGAACTAACAAACTGAAAGGCGAGAAACAGAGATTCTCCCCCTACTGA
- the PCBP2 gene encoding poly(rC)-binding protein 2 isoform X1, translating to MDTGVIEGGLNVTLTIRLLMHGKEVGSIIGKKGESVKKMREESGARINISEGNCPERIITLAGPTNAIFKAFAMIIDKLEEDISSSMTNSTAASRPPVTLRLVVPASQCGSLIGKGGCKIKEIRESTGAQVQVAGDMLPNSTERAITIAGIPQSIIECVKQICVVMLETLSQSPPKGVTIPYRPKPSSSPVIFAGGQDRYSTGSDSASFPHTTPSMCLNPDLEGPPLEAYTIQGQYAIPQPDLTKLHQLAMQQSHFPMTHGNTGFSGIESSSPEVKGYWAGLDASAQTTSHELTIPNDLIGCIIGRQGAKINEIRQMSGAQIKIANPVEGSTDRQVTITGSAASISLAQYLINVSLENAKPSSQAASVTTPDHLSINLSQPSTPSSSSSSSTTTPSLVTAGASDAPSSLPNPLPTAPCVSSLLGMKPIPLLALNVVSAAKGTGASATTATSTSAVPCGTNKLKGEKQRFSPY from the exons ATGGACACCGGTGTGATTGAAGGTGGATTAAACGTCACTCTCACCATCCGGCTACTTATGCATGGAAAG GAAGTTGGCAGTATCATCGGAAAG AAAGGAGAATCAGTTAAGAAGATGCGCGAGGAG AGTGGTGCACGTATCAACATCTCAGAAGGGAATTGTCCTGAGAGAATTATCACTTTGGCTGGACCCACTAATGCCATCTTCAAAGCCTTTGCTATGATCATTGACAAACTGGAAGAG GACATCAGCAGCTCTATGACCAATAGCACAGCTGCCAGTAGACCCCCAGTCACTCTAAGGCTGGTGGTCCCTGCTAGTCAGTGTGGCTCTCTCATTGGGAAAGGTGGTTGCAAGATCAAGGAAATAAGAGAG AGTACAGGGGCTCAGGTCCAGGTGGCAGGGGATATGCTCCCCAACTCAACTGAGCGGGCCATCACTATTGCTGGCATTCCGCAATCCATCATTGAGTGTGTGAAACAGATCTGCGTGGTCATGTTGGAG actCTCTCCCAGTCCCCTCCGAAGGGCGTGACCATCCCGTACCGGCCCAAGCCGTCCAGTTCTCCGGTCATCTTTGCAGGTGGTCAG gacaggtacagcacaggcagcgacAGTGCGAGCTTTCCCCACACCACCCCGTCCATGTGCCTCAACCCTGACCTGGAGGGACCACCTCTAGAG GCCTATACCATTCAAGGACAGTATGCCATTCCACAGCCAGAT TTGACCAAGCTGCACCAGTTGGCAATGCAACAGTCTCATTTTCCCATGACGCATGGCAACACCGGATTCAGTG GCATTGAATCCAGCTCTCCAGAGGTGAAAGGCTATTGGg CAGGTTTGGATGCATCTGCTCAGACTACTTCTCATGAACTCACCATTCCAAATGAT TTGATTGGCTGCATAATCGGGCGTCAGGGCGCCAAAATCAATGAGATCCGTCAGATGTCTGGGGCGCAGATCAAAATTGCGAACCCAGTGGAAGGCTCTACTGACAGGCAGGTTACCATCACTGGATCTGCTGCCAGCATCAGCCTGGCTCAGTACCTAATCAATGTCAG TTTAGAAAACGCTAAACCCTCCTCCCAGGCAGCCTCGGTCACGACCCCCGATCACCTCAGCATCAACCTCTCTCAACCCTCcaccccttcttcttcttcttcctcctccaccaccaccccctcgCTCGTCACAGCGGGGGCCTCCGACGCACCCTCCAGCCTCCCCAACCCTCTTCCGACCGCCCCTTGTGTCTCCAGTCTGCTTGGCATGAAACCCATCCCTCTCCTGGCTCTAAATGTTGTGTCTGCTGCTAAGGGTACCGGGGCTTCAGCCACCACCGCCACCAGCACCTCTGCCGTGCCGTGTGGAACTAACAAACTGAAAGGCGAGAAACAGAGATTCTCCCCCTACTGA